GACGACGGCGATCATGACCGGTTCGCCCACTATGTGCGCAAGGACAAGGTCACCCAGGCCGCCCTCGGCGGCACCCCGGTGATCGCGCTGTGCGGCAAGGTGTGGGTGCCCGGCCGCGATCCCGAGAAGTACCCGGTCTGCCCGGAGTGCAAGGAGATCTACGAGGGCTTCCGCGAGCCCAACGACGGCGGGGACGGCTCGAACGGCTCCGGTGCGGGAGGCTCCGGCAAGGGCGGCGGCTTCCGCGGCTTCTTCGGCGGACGCCGCTGAGCCCTCGCCGCGCGCCGGCGATACCTCCGGCGCGCGGCGACTTCCTCACATCGGTCGTGTCGGCGGAACGTCAGCCGTCGGCGGTACGGTGGTTCTCGCTGTGAACACGACCCCCTCCCTCTTCTCCACGAGCTACCCCCGCCAGCCCTCCGAGGCGGCCGCGCGGTCGCTGCCCGTCGCGTACCCCGAGCGGGCCGCGTGGGGCACCGTCCCCAAGCTCCGGGCCTGGCAGGCCGAGGCTCTCGAGCTCTACCGCGACCGCGGCCCCAAGGACTTCCTGGCCGTCGCGACCCCCGGCGCCGGCAAGACCACCTTCGCGCTGCAGATCGCGGCGGCGCTGCTCGCCGAGGGCACCGTCCGCCGCATCACCGTGGTGGCCCCGACCGAGCACCTGAAGACCCAGTGGGCCGACGCCGCCGCCCGGGTCGGCATCTCCCTGGACCCGAACTTCTCCAACGCCCAGGGCGCTCACGGTTCCCACTACCAGGGCGTCGCGGTGACCTATGCCCAGGTCGGCATGCATCCTGCGCTGCACCGCGCCCGTACCGAGGCCGACCGCACCCTGGTGATCCTCGACGAGATCCACCACGCGGGCGACGCCCGCACCTGGGGCGACGGGGTGCGAGACGCCTTCGACCCGGCCACGCGCCGACTGGCCCTGACCGGGACCCCGTTCCGCTCCGACGATTCACAGATCCCCTTCGTCACCTACGAGCAGGATGGTGAGGGCTTCCTGCGCTCGAAGGCGGACTTCACCTACGGCTACGGCGAGGCGCTGCGCGACCACGTGGTGCGCCCGGTGCTGTTCATGACCTACTCGGGGCGCATGCACTGGCGCACCAAGGCGGGGGACGAGGTCTCCGCGCAGCTCGGTGCGCTGGAGACCAAGGACATCACCCAGCAGGCCTGGCGCACCGCGCTGGATCCGAAGGGGGAGTGGATCCAGTCCGTCCTCTCCGCCGCCGATCGCCGCCTCACCGAGGTGCGCCGCCATGTGCCCGATGCCGGTGGCCTGGTGATCGCCACCGATCAGAAGGCCGCCCGCTCCTACGCCGAGACCCTCCAGGACCTCACCGGGCAGGTGCCCACCGTGGTCCTCTCCGACGATGTCGGGGCCGGCACGCGGATCGAGGGGTTCGCGGAGTCCGAGGACCGCTGGATGGTGGCCGTGCGCATGGTCTCCGAGGGCGTGGACGTGCCGCGGCTGGCCGTGGGCGTCTACGCCACCTCCACCTCCACCCCGATGTTCTTCGCCCAGGCCGTCGGCCGCTTCGTGCGCTCCCGGACCCGCGGTGAGACCGCGAGCGTCTTCCTGCCCACGGTGCCGATCCTGATGGGGCACGCCGCCGAGATGGAGGCCGAGCGCGACCACGTGCTGGATCGCCGTCCGAAGACGGGCGACGAGGAGACCGGGCTCGACGAGAGCCTCATCGAGCAGGCGAACCGGCCCGAGCAGGCCGCTGATCAGCTGGAGATGAGCTTCGAGGCGCTCGAGTCCGAGGCGTCCTTCGACCGGGTCCTGTTCGACG
The window above is part of the Brachybacterium vulturis genome. Proteins encoded here:
- a CDS encoding DUF3039 domain-containing protein, which codes for MSSTSDPSRMDPYSDDPGAGPGGTAVLDRQLQEQEQKTDDGDHDRFAHYVRKDKVTQAALGGTPVIALCGKVWVPGRDPEKYPVCPECKEIYEGFREPNDGGDGSNGSGAGGSGKGGGFRGFFGGRR
- a CDS encoding DEAD/DEAH box helicase, giving the protein MNTTPSLFSTSYPRQPSEAAARSLPVAYPERAAWGTVPKLRAWQAEALELYRDRGPKDFLAVATPGAGKTTFALQIAAALLAEGTVRRITVVAPTEHLKTQWADAAARVGISLDPNFSNAQGAHGSHYQGVAVTYAQVGMHPALHRARTEADRTLVILDEIHHAGDARTWGDGVRDAFDPATRRLALTGTPFRSDDSQIPFVTYEQDGEGFLRSKADFTYGYGEALRDHVVRPVLFMTYSGRMHWRTKAGDEVSAQLGALETKDITQQAWRTALDPKGEWIQSVLSAADRRLTEVRRHVPDAGGLVIATDQKAARSYAETLQDLTGQVPTVVLSDDVGAGTRIEGFAESEDRWMVAVRMVSEGVDVPRLAVGVYATSTSTPMFFAQAVGRFVRSRTRGETASVFLPTVPILMGHAAEMEAERDHVLDRRPKTGDEETGLDESLIEQANRPEQAADQLEMSFEALESEASFDRVLFDGGEYGAGGTIGSEDEQEFLGIPGLLDADQMRTVLQQQQAQQQARRQKNSHANTPVTPGVVDHRQLMDLRKELSTLVSAWAKKSGAPHGSVHNTLRSRSGGPAVAQASAEQIQERIGIVRGWFVGRR